In one Arachis duranensis cultivar V14167 chromosome 9, aradu.V14167.gnm2.J7QH, whole genome shotgun sequence genomic region, the following are encoded:
- the LOC107465634 gene encoding uncharacterized protein LOC107465634: MCDASDFVIGAVLGQKKDKLHHVIYYAIKVLNEAQKNYTTTEKELLAIVYVFDKFRQYLIGSKVIVYTDHATLKYGVPKGLVSDGGSHFCNKQMEKLLHKYGVMHKVATPYHPQTNGQAELANRELKRILEKTVGSTRKDWAKKLEDALWAYRTSFKTPIGKSPFQVLYGKSCHLPVELEHKAFWATKLLNLDSQAAGEKRLLQLNELEEFRLEAYENAKIYKKKSKRWHDKRISKKEFKLGQQVLLYNSRLKVFPGKLKSKWTGPYLVTKVLPYGSLELLDEARKSNFTANGHRAKHYLGGHWDKEKEIHKLS; this comes from the exons atgtgtgatgcaagtgactTTGTAATTGGTGCTGTATTGGGACAAAAGAAAGACAAGCTGCATCATGTTATATACTATGCTATCAAGGTGTTGAATGAGGCACAGAAAAATTATACCACCACTGAGAAGGAGCTTTTGGCAATTGTTTATGTATTTGATAAATTCAGGCAATACTTGATTGGTTCAAAGGTTATAGTATATACTGATCATGCTACTCTCAA ATATGGAGTGCCTAAGGGTCTTGTCAGTGATGGTGGTAGTCATTTCTGTAACAAACAGATGGAGAAACTACTTCACAAATATGGGGTGATGCATAAAGTAGCTAcaccatatcatccacagaccaaTGGCCAAGCAGAGCTTGCAAATAGGGAGTTGAAGAGGATTTTGGAGAAGACAGTGGGGAgtacaagaaaggattgggccaaaaaattagaagatgctctctgggcatatAGAACATCATTCAAAACCCCTATTGGAAAGTCTCCTTTTCAGGTGTTATATGGAAAGTCTTGTCACCTTCCTGTAGAGCTTGAGCATAAAGCTTTCTGGGCTACCAAACTCCTCAACCTTGATTCTCAAGCAGCAGGAGAGAAGAGGCTATTGCAATTAAATGAGTTGGAGGAGTTTAGACTGGAAGCCTATGAAAACGCTAAGATATACAAGAAAAAATCTaagagatggcatgacaagagGATCTCAAAGAAGGAGTTCAAACTAGGACAGCAAGTACTCTTGTATAACTCCAGACTCAAAGTTTTCCCTGGCAAACTCAAGTCTAAATGGACTGGTCCCTACTTGGTGACAAAGGTTCTTCCTTATGGAAGCCTTGAACTGCTAGATGAAGCAAGAAAGAGCAATTTCACAGCAAATGGTCACAGGGCAAAGCATTACTTGGGAGGCCATTGGGACAAAGAGAAGGAGATTCATAAATTAAGCTGA